A stretch of DNA from Glycine max cultivar Williams 82 chromosome 18, Glycine_max_v4.0, whole genome shotgun sequence:
ATGACTCAcgtcattccaccactttgtcgtGTAACATCATATCACAACACATGTCTCATTTATATTTACATCATTCaggtactcaaggatcaaaacaaaatatcattaaatcaatcaatatcgatcaatacacaagtatTATGCAACAGATgtactaagactcaatcttatatgcaatgtggtaccatgtcagcgAAAAATATCGTCAggtgcctaggagtacatgacaagacaaattacacgctagtaagtcaggtcactctcactaggtaaaatcatagggagaccagtcagggtcacgctattttgtgaaaatgctccaaccatgtgggatcatCACAagtttaaaggagcactcaaaccgggtgtatttacccccaaggcctagactccgaaaaGCCCGTTAGGGCATCTCCCTCCTAatttaggtccaacccagaaaatattttagtacacaaactctatctatgaattttacaaaacacacgactcctcaattattctcaaaataattttatctcggcGCGCTTGtcattaaactcgtcgggtctCCACAGTgattcccatcacaatactcgtcgcccttaaaaaGTCTTATAGTCATGTGATTATTTGATTCATAgctcataactcaatgcacacaacatcttaatacacatatatattacaagttaacacatactcaatttatcacatacgctcggtctcaatcacaatggtataagcCCAAAgtagcatgttatcacacctcatgaatcatatacactttacctatgaactatacaatacacacaacttctcaattattttcaaaatcattttaactcgtcgcgcctcaaagtgattcaactcgtcgggttcccacagtggatcccatcacaatactcatcgcgCAAAAATTCGTCGCCCTTAAAGAATTTTACAATTGtatgattgcacagttcataactcacaactcaatacatacaacatctcaatacatatgtatttcaccattcatcacatgttcaatttgtcacttactcacaatttgaatcatcattttataatttcaatataacaatttatacaaagttcttctcacaacatggggagtaaaatccctcaaacaattccacataatcatattaaaatcaatgaatcaaaatcataggtcaaaaacacgaaaacactaagagcactcaagtttatcaaccaattcgcatcagaacatcaattggtctgtcaaacacaacaatattgtatttataatcgcAAAGGAaagttataattcaataaacatcccaaaataaacctcaatttaatcctctaaggatccctacacatgttcattttaactccaattgtgataaactcatcttttacctctaagcaggctcacgtgtgtattccAGCAGTGATAACGACATCTCTAGTagtttcctgagattcctcaagATTTTCCTCTGATTGTTTTACTAGGATttccaagcattagagagaagaagaagagattaAAGCCTTCATTCCACTGTTTACGTGCGATGAGTATTTTTCCCTTCCTAGACATTAATTTGAATCCCAATGGTAAAGATATGTAGAAATGAATTGCGAACttggtgtccaaatttcacaaaaatccaacgattaacgagttcgggatcatagttttactagaCTCGATTTGGGTATAtgtggaaaaaaagaaagatacgATGTGAAGACCATTTCTCTCTCCTCAGACATTGTTTCACAAATTCTAACGATGAAATTGtttgaaaatgaatttcaaacctggtgctcaaatttcacaataatccaacggttaataaGTCAgagattattattttacttagaCACGTTTAAGTGTatgtaagaaaaagaaaattttttgaGAGAGGAAGACTCAGAACTGACATAATATATCTCTATTTATAAGACTACtctcaacctattatttactctatttatttttataacaaaaaactatattttatttcctatcaaataaataaataaaatatcttttttattttctttcaaactattattttaattaataaaaatatttctctttatttattaaattataaaaaatctcatcatttttactaaaactttatttatttttaaataaaaaaatttattttattttacgagTGTTACACCTTCCATGTGGACGCatgtacataataataataaatttcactATATATACGTACACGACTATGCAGAAGGCAGTGAAATTTCATTGTCATTGAAGTTCAATTTCTCATGAAATGATACGTAATTGTGTTGAAAGGACATAAACTATTAACTAATCAATTGTTTAACTATAATATTGAATAGTGATATCACCGGTAACTTGGGATGCCCATTGAATTTTGCTTTCCATCGAAGCTGCCAAAATAAGAGACAGACTTTGCATGCCAACCTTGTTCGAATAAAACTCTGTAAAAACTGCGTGAAAGTGATTCGTGATTTTCTATTCCTATCATGTAAAGATAACGATTGGCCAATAATTctcctattttattattttatatgatgtgATTCgaatatatatacacacgtACGTATTATTATATCAACAATTGAACAcgtaaattaattgatatatatttatgtaaataattttaatcgtTAACTATGTAATTatgtcaaatattaaaaaaaaagctttgacagtctataataattttatctgttttaaataagattacttctaattaaacatatataaagttttttgataaaaaaatgtattattttattaatgtaacTTTGTATTAGTGTTTCTTTTAATGGAAATCCCGGACTAGCTTTGTGTCCAAGTTTCACAGGTCAAAGTATCAgctcaaacaaaaagaaattgagGGATTAAAATATAAGCTAAATGGTTTCACTGTAAAACAATCAActtataatatttgttaattcAATCCTTTGCGTGAGTTTTGTGGAATAAGATAATGCctcattaaaatataattcatgctattttaattaacataagGATTTGGCTGAAAGTGAGGGGGAACAACCTTTCTTCAATTATAAATAGTCGAACAATATCACCCATTAAACCTCCCCCAAACAAGAATCCCTTTCTTTGAAGTGTGAAAAAAACCTTATAGAAAAGATGATGCAATCAGAGGATCTGCAATTCCAATGGCCATTCTTTGAAGACATGAACTCAACTTTTGATCAAGGTGTTGAGTCCTATGGCTTCACCACCATGTATGGCCACGTTGGTGATTGTGGACCTTATGACTTCACTATGAATGACCATGTTGGTGATTGTGGACTCAATACTCTATTGAGCACACCAGAGGATTCTACTTCTGAAATTTGTTCCATCCCCTTTCCTTCCTCCCCCATTTTCTCCATTGATCATATTCATATCCAATACCCAATCAATGAAGAAACCATGCACCTTCCATCACTCATGGAATTGGATGATTTTGATTCCATCTTGGATACTCAAATTATTAGTATTCAAGGTCATGGAGAAAGTGAAGGGAGCTTCTTCCCTTCACAGAATTTCTCGAGTGAGGTGGAAAATGCATGGAGTCCAACCCCATCTGTGAGGTCAGAGTTGTCCACAAATCAAACATCACCATTGACTTTACCACTAGAAAACATGGAAGTCGAAAACCAAGTGAGTCTTCCACACTTGTTGAAGGCCTATGGAGAAGCCTTGGAGCAAGGACAAAAAGCACTAGAAGAAGTGATTTTGAGGTGCATAAGCCAGAAAGCTAGCCCACTTGGTGAGTCTCTAGAGCGCCTTGCATTCTACTTGTCTCAAGGCATGACAAATCATGGAGACTATCTAAAAGGGGAGGCCTTAAAGAACTTTGAGGCTGCTTTGAGGGCATTATATCAAGGATTCCCAATTGGGAAAATTGCTCACTTTGCAGCTGTTTCAGCAATTCTCGAAGCCTTGCCACAAGATTGTGATGTGCACATAGTGGACTTTTATATTGGACATGGTGTTCAATGGCCTCCAATGATTGAGGCTATTGCACACATGAACAAAACATTGACATTGACATCAATCAAATGGGGTGGTGAGGTTCCTGAATGTGTTTCTAGTCCATGCAATTTTGAGGAAACTAGAAGGCAGCTCTATGAGCATGCCAAATCCTGTGGGTTGAAGTTGAAGGTTGAGGAGAAAGGAGTGGAGGAATTGGTTAGTGATATtaagaaaatgaacaaaaagggtGAGAAGGGAGAGTTTTTGGCCTTCAATTGCACGATTGATCTGCCTCATATGGGAAAAGTAAGGAGCAGAAAACATGCCTTACAGTTTCTAAGGGTAGCTGATGAATTGATAAGCACCTCTGACAACAGGGGAATTATCACTTTTGCGGATGGGGATGCTTTTGAGAAAGTGAAAAATAACTTGAATTTCAGGTCATTTTTTGATGGGCACTTGGTGCATTACCAAGCCTTGTTAGAATCAATGGAATCACATTTCCCAACCAGTTTCTCAGAAGCAAGAATTGCCATGGAGAAATTATTTTTGCAACCTTGCATCTCTTCTCTTGATTGGTTACAAACATGGGAGGAGATGAAAAGGGGAGGCCATCTTGAGGAAGAAACTAGCTTAGAGGGTTGCCAATTGAGCAAAAATATCTTAATGGAAATTAGAGAAGTGTTGAGAGGAAGTGATGGTTCCTATCAGGCCAGGATTGAAGGACAACATGACAATGAACTAGTTTTGGAGTACAAAGGAACTCAACTATTAAGATTTTCAACTTGGAAAAACTAAAGCTAAGTAGTTAAGGACTAGAATTGACAATactcttttttttgtgtgtataaTAATCCAAATTATACAAATAGATGGTAGTAgctattataatttgatttgtaCAGATTCATGCTCATATCAGTTATGTGTACtcccaaaaattatatatagacaTATATTCTTTTTTCCCATAATATAATAGCTTGTTTGCAAATGCAGTAGCTTTCATTTATTGTTTCTTGCaccttaattaaataaagtgaatggaaatagaaataaaaggaaagtttGACTTCGGGATTGGATTTTTTTCAACAGATAAAAACACATTCAGCATAATCATATTGTTCAgctctatttgtttttttttttttttggccaaaagaaaaaggagaaatgTGAGGGGACTGCAGGGGAGTTGTTCGCCTCTATTTGTtagataaaactaaaaatgaattaC
This window harbors:
- the LOC100784347 gene encoding protein NODULATION SIGNALING PATHWAY 2; this encodes MMQSEDLQFQWPFFEDMNSTFDQGVESYGFTTMYGHVGDCGPYDFTMNDHVGDCGLNTLLSTPEDSTSEICSIPFPSSPIFSIDHIHIQYPINEETMHLPSLMELDDFDSILDTQIISIQGHGESEGSFFPSQNFSSEVENAWSPTPSVRSELSTNQTSPLTLPLENMEVENQVSLPHLLKAYGEALEQGQKALEEVILRCISQKASPLGESLERLAFYLSQGMTNHGDYLKGEALKNFEAALRALYQGFPIGKIAHFAAVSAILEALPQDCDVHIVDFYIGHGVQWPPMIEAIAHMNKTLTLTSIKWGGEVPECVSSPCNFEETRRQLYEHAKSCGLKLKVEEKGVEELVSDIKKMNKKGEKGEFLAFNCTIDLPHMGKVRSRKHALQFLRVADELISTSDNRGIITFADGDAFEKVKNNLNFRSFFDGHLVHYQALLESMESHFPTSFSEARIAMEKLFLQPCISSLDWLQTWEEMKRGGHLEEETSLEGCQLSKNILMEIREVLRGSDGSYQARIEGQHDNELVLEYKGTQLLRFSTWKN